The sequence CTGGCCTGCCGAGCCGAGGAGGCCGACGACCGAGGAGATGAGGACCACGCGGCCCTTCTTGGCGCGCAGCATGCCGCGGTTGGCGCGCTTGACGACCCGGAAGGTGCCGGTGAGGTTGGTGTCGAGTACGGACGTGAAGTCGTCCTCGGACATCCGCATCAGCAACTGGTCCTTGGTGATACCGGCGTTGGCGACCAGCACCTCCACGTTGCCGTGCTTCTCCTCGATCTCCTTGTAGGCCTGCTCCACCTGCTCCGTGTCGGTGATGTCGCAACGGACCGCGAGAACACCGGCATCGGTGAGCGCCACGGGTGGCTCGCCGGAACGGTAGGTGATCGCGACCTTGTCGCCGTTGTCGGCGAAAGCGCGGGCGATGGCGAGGCCGATGCCCCGGTTTCCTCCGGTGACGAGAACCGAGCGGCTCAACGGATCACCCTTTCGATAGCGGTCTGGTACCTCGAAAACCTATCGGTACCGCCCGCGCCGCGGGGAATCGCCCCCTGACAGGGCCTCCCCCCGGTCACTGTGGGGTTCCTACAGTGACCCGCCCCCTCAGTCCGCCAGACCGGGGGCGTGAGCCGACAGCCCCGCGGCACGCGCGGTTTCGAGCATCCTCCGGTCGTAGGTGACCAGGGCGGTCAGATCGTCCCGCAACGAGAGCGCGCTGGCCACGTGGATCGCGTCCAGCGTCCTCAGACGCCCGACCAGCAGAGCCGCCGCGTCACGCACCTCACGGGTGAGGAGAACCTCGGTGATCCGAGCGTCCAGGTCCTCCATGGCCTTTGGGAAATGCCCCATGAGGTCCAGCGTCCGCACTGTCTCCACGAAGCCGAGTGTGCTGGTGGCGAGCGGCTCCACAGCCTTCTCCTGGAGAAAGGCGTCGAGCGCACCCCAGTGGCTCCGCCGGGTCATCCAGGTGACGAGGGCGGACGTGTCCATGTAGATCAACGGTCGTCTTCTTCGCGCTCGGCCAGCAGCAGCGCCATGGGGTCGACGCCCTCCGGCACCTCGTAGTGCGGCATGCTGTCCCGCTCGGCGGCGGTAACCGGCTTCAGCTTGATCTTTCCCTGCGCCACCAGGTGCGCGTACCGCTCCATAGGACTGCCAGCCGGTGACAGTATCGCGATCACATTGCCGTGCCGGGTGACCTCGATCGCCTCGCCCTTCTCGACCCGGGCGAAGACCGCACTGGGGTTGTACGAGAACTCTCGGACGGAAATGGTGCTCATGGCGGCCCCTAGAGTCGTGCCTACTTAGATTCGACTGTACCCACAAATGTGAGACTCGACTTGCGGCTGGCCGCCCCAACCCCCCTTGGCCGTCACTCTGCGTCCTTGTCCTTCTCCAGGCTGTCAAGAAGCCTCCGGGCGAGGCCTGCCAGCGTCTCCCCGTCCTGGGTGGCCCAACGGGCGGTGCCCTGGTTCGAGACCGGGCGCCCTTCCCAGCCGGCCAGCTCCCACATACGTGCGATGAGCCCGGTGGGCGAGTACGAGAGTCCATCGGCGGCCCAGACGACGGGGCGGGCCCGGTTGGTGTTGGTCCATTTCGCGAGTGCCCGTCGCGGGTTCGCAGCGAGCCAGTCCGCCAGCGCGTCCTTCTCGGGCTGGACATACAGGGCAAGGTTCAGGGGGGCACCTTCGTCAAGCGCACCACTGTCGACGATCACATGCACGGCGTTGGGCCTGCGTGTCTTACGCGGCTTGTTTGCCTGTCGCCGGTACTTCGCCGCAGCGTCTGCGGCCCCTCCCCCGTCCAGAACTGCCAGCACGGCGGTGACAACCTCCGCCGTCTGCCCAGGGTCGGCACACAGTCGCTGCACACTGGTCCGGGGACCCACCTCGTCGTCCAGAACCTGCACAAGCACGGGGACCACCCGCTTGACGACACCCGGGGCTTGGGCCACCGCTTCAGCGGCCCAGGCCAGAGTCTGGTCCGGTTCCCCCATTCCGGCGTCTTGAGCGAGCAGCCACCGGAACACCAGGTGGGCGATGAGGAAGGCACCGTCGTCTACCGCAGCGGCCGCCCGCCCGGTGTACTGCTCGCGCTCTGTACGCAGAGCCGTCCGCACCGCCCGTAGGACCTTTACTGCATTCCAGATCTCGTACACACCCGGCACCGAGCGGAAAAGAGGGTCGTAAATGCCGCTGCCACCCCGTTCCCACAGCACATCGGTGGAACCAGCCGCCACGAGCCGCGCGGCGAACCGGCTCCCGGTATGGGCGCAAGCCAACGCGCACGTCGCCTCCACGACGGAGCAGCCCTCATCGCCCTGCGGTTCGAGTTCGCTACGGCGCACGCTGTAGTCGAGGCCGAGTTCAGCTCGGAAATCTGCCATGAGCTCCGCTTGGACGGGATCGAGGGCGATGCGGTCCCGTTCGGTGATGTGGTTCTGCCGGTTGGTGGCCTGGGTGGTCCGGTTTGCGAATTCGGCGTCGCCGCCGGTGACAATGAAGCGGACGGTCACCTGGGCGAGTTCGGCTTCCTCCGCCTGCTGGGCCGCGTCGATTACGGAGCGCACAGTCTGGGCTCCGTTCACCACGCTGGCGCCGTGGGCAGTGAGCCGGACGTGGCCACGTTCAGGGAACTTCTGCGACGCGGGCACCGCGTCTACGGCGTCACATAGGACCGTGACACCGTTGTTGAAGTACCAGAAGTGGGACGGTTCCTCGGTGAGGGTGTCCACCAGTTCCTTGTTGATGGGGGTCAGCCCCAGCGGATTACGGATGTTGCGGGCGAACAGCTCGTTGCCGTGCTCAGCCCAGGTCGCGATCTCCTCCGCCTGCACGATTCCCTCGTACGAGACATAGGGCGAGGACACACTGAACCAGGGGCGCAGCATCACTTCCAGGGTGACGGGCTCACTCTGCTGGTCCTCGCGCACGAGAGCATGGACCTCCGGGGCGCGCAGGAACTCGTGATCGACGTAGTCGCCGTGGGAGTTGAATTCGCTCTCGCCGTTCTTGAGGGCCCGCAACACGCCCGGTGCGGGAGGCTCGGTTCCCATGAGGACGATCACCTGCGTGATCCGGGTCGCCTTCTCACCGATCAGCTCATGGGCTCGCTTGGCGAGTATCTGACCGCGCGGGTTGAACTGGGCGGCCTCTCCGGAGTCGATGAGGGTCAGTCCCGCGAAGAGCTTCTGCACGGCGGTCTCGTCCGCGGTGGCCGTCCCCTTCGGACTCCATTTGGCCTGGACGAGGTGGATGCGTGCCGCTGCCTCGTCGATGGCAATGGCGTCGATCCCCTGGTCCTGGCCCCCGTCGATGACGCACTCTGCCGCCTGCTCGGCCGTCCACCCCGTCATAAGCCGCACAGCGTGCGCCGCCAGCGCGCGGGAGCGGAAGGCCGGCGCGGTCTGCTTCGGCGGCCGGTTACCGAAGTCGCTCATGTCGATGAGGTCGGCATACGTTTCGTCGAAGGCGCGCTCGGTCTGGCGGACCTGAGTGGGGACATCGGGCTGCTGAGGGGCGGCGTTCATGGTCTTCCTGTCCGGCCGAATGCGTGTGGGTGACGGGTGCGGATACGAGGACGGCAGTCTCAGCCGAGGGAATCCAGCACTGCTTCGAAGCTCCGCTGCGCGTCGCCGAGGTGGTCGATGATCGAGCGCGCGATGTCGCGTGGATCGCCGGAGTCGCCCTGTGCCTCGGCGAGGTTGGCTCGCAGGTCGAGGCTGACGCCGGAACTGTTCAGGATCTTCCGTACGGCATCACGGTCGTAGCGCTTGAAGCGCGACGATTCGGTGCGGCCGGTGAATCCTTCCTCCCCGGGCCGAAACGCCTCCAGGAACTCCGCGAAGTCGTCTTCGGAAAGCGGATTCTCGGTGTCCGTGTGGTGGATGTCGCGAGCGTCGTACACCCATAGCTCGTCGGTGTTCGGCTCACCGGTCGGACGCCTCACCGACTTGGTGAAGAAGAGAACGTTCGACTTCGAGTTGGTGTCGTGGAACATGCCGGTCGGCAGGCGCAGCAGAGTGTGCACGGTGCAGTTCTTCAGCAGCTCCCTGCGGATTGCGGCCGCCGCACCACGCTGGAACAGCACACCGTCCGGGACGAAGACGGCCGCCCGGGCGCCTCGGGGCAGGGTGATGGCCAGGTGCTGGAGGAAGTTGGCCGGAAGCGTGGCGTTCTGCGCCCAGAAGTCGTCCCGCTGCTCGGTGTTCGTCTCCACGCTCTTGAACGGCGGGTTGCAGATGGCGACCGTCGCGGCCACGTCCCGTTCGTGCCGGCGAACCAGCCGGTCCTTCACCCTGAGCGAGTCCGCGCGCAGGACCGGGGGCACGTCGTGGAACTGCCGTCCGGTGTTCAGCAGCACGTTCATCGTCGCCAGGCGGCACATCTGCACGTCGATGTCGGCACCAGCTATGGCGGAGGCGTCGACGCGGTCCCCGTGCGCCGCCATCTCCCGGTGCGCGGCAATCAGACTGGTACCAGCCCCGACGGCCGTGTCGATCACCCGGTCCTGAGGGGCGAGGGCGAGCGCCTCGGCAATGACCTTCAGCAGGTACGGAGGGGTAAGGAACTGGCCCGTCTCCCGCTTGGCCCGGATGTCGTCGCGGCAGCCTCCGATCAACAGGGAGAAGGCCGCACCGAGTTCGTCCCGCTTCACGTCCGCCCAGCGGTACGGGTCGAACTCCTCGATGATCAGCCGTCCGAGTTCTGCCATCCGGTCCACAGGCCAGGGACGGGACTCCTGGAACAGGACACTGGCGATGGCCCTCCGCGGGTCCTCCGGATTCGGCCTGCCGAGCTCCGTCATCAGCCGGGTCAGTGCTGCGTGCAGATCCTCCCCGCTGGCAAGTACGAGGCACGGCCAGCTCTCCGCCGGGGCGATCGGCCGGCTTGCGAACATCCCGGATCGCTGGGTGTGTTCGTGGTCGATCTTGAGGAAGAGCAGGTAGGCGATGTGCTCGGTGAA comes from Streptomyces sp. Mut1 and encodes:
- a CDS encoding AIPR family protein; translated protein: MNAAPQQPDVPTQVRQTERAFDETYADLIDMSDFGNRPPKQTAPAFRSRALAAHAVRLMTGWTAEQAAECVIDGGQDQGIDAIAIDEAAARIHLVQAKWSPKGTATADETAVQKLFAGLTLIDSGEAAQFNPRGQILAKRAHELIGEKATRITQVIVLMGTEPPAPGVLRALKNGESEFNSHGDYVDHEFLRAPEVHALVREDQQSEPVTLEVMLRPWFSVSSPYVSYEGIVQAEEIATWAEHGNELFARNIRNPLGLTPINKELVDTLTEEPSHFWYFNNGVTVLCDAVDAVPASQKFPERGHVRLTAHGASVVNGAQTVRSVIDAAQQAEEAELAQVTVRFIVTGGDAEFANRTTQATNRQNHITERDRIALDPVQAELMADFRAELGLDYSVRRSELEPQGDEGCSVVEATCALACAHTGSRFAARLVAAGSTDVLWERGGSGIYDPLFRSVPGVYEIWNAVKVLRAVRTALRTEREQYTGRAAAAVDDGAFLIAHLVFRWLLAQDAGMGEPDQTLAWAAEAVAQAPGVVKRVVPVLVQVLDDEVGPRTSVQRLCADPGQTAEVVTAVLAVLDGGGAADAAAKYRRQANKPRKTRRPNAVHVIVDSGALDEGAPLNLALYVQPEKDALADWLAANPRRALAKWTNTNRARPVVWAADGLSYSPTGLIARMWELAGWEGRPVSNQGTARWATQDGETLAGLARRLLDSLEKDKDAE
- a CDS encoding HsdM family class I SAM-dependent methyltransferase, yielding MAAERDGIGARGPETHWTAKGIFERWQRFYELKTSAKALTRLEFTEHIAYLLFLKIDHEHTQRSGMFASRPIAPAESWPCLVLASGEDLHAALTRLMTELGRPNPEDPRRAIASVLFQESRPWPVDRMAELGRLIIEEFDPYRWADVKRDELGAAFSLLIGGCRDDIRAKRETGQFLTPPYLLKVIAEALALAPQDRVIDTAVGAGTSLIAAHREMAAHGDRVDASAIAGADIDVQMCRLATMNVLLNTGRQFHDVPPVLRADSLRVKDRLVRRHERDVAATVAICNPPFKSVETNTEQRDDFWAQNATLPANFLQHLAITLPRGARAAVFVPDGVLFQRGAAAAIRRELLKNCTVHTLLRLPTGMFHDTNSKSNVLFFTKSVRRPTGEPNTDELWVYDARDIHHTDTENPLSEDDFAEFLEAFRPGEEGFTGRTESSRFKRYDRDAVRKILNSSGVSLDLRANLAEAQGDSGDPRDIARSIIDHLGDAQRSFEAVLDSLG
- the fabG gene encoding 3-oxoacyl-[acyl-carrier-protein] reductase; this encodes MSRSVLVTGGNRGIGLAIARAFADNGDKVAITYRSGEPPVALTDAGVLAVRCDITDTEQVEQAYKEIEEKHGNVEVLVANAGITKDQLLMRMSEDDFTSVLDTNLTGTFRVVKRANRGMLRAKKGRVVLISSVVGLLGSAGQANYAASKAGLVGFARSLARELGSRNITFNVVAPGFVDTEMTQVLTDEQRKGILSQVPLARYAQPEEIAAAVRFLTSDDASYITGAVIPVDGGLGMGH
- a CDS encoding type II toxin-antitoxin system Phd/YefM family antitoxin, translated to MSTISVREFSYNPSAVFARVEKGEAIEVTRHGNVIAILSPAGSPMERYAHLVAQGKIKLKPVTAAERDSMPHYEVPEGVDPMALLLAEREEDDR
- a CDS encoding type II toxin-antitoxin system VapC family toxin; translated protein: MDTSALVTWMTRRSHWGALDAFLQEKAVEPLATSTLGFVETVRTLDLMGHFPKAMEDLDARITEVLLTREVRDAAALLVGRLRTLDAIHVASALSLRDDLTALVTYDRRMLETARAAGLSAHAPGLAD